The following are encoded together in the Halobaculum limi genome:
- a CDS encoding cation-translocating P-type ATPase has translation MTEWHAADPDAVYAELNTDPAGLTEAEAAARLSRVGPNELDSDRGQSWWLLLLEQFSSPLIWVLVAAATVSALVGNVVDAGLITVIVVANGVFGFVQEFRAERSIEELRDLSSPTVRVRRDGTDQRLPMAELVPGDVVVLGQGDVVPADARVVDAANVEIDESTLTGESLPVAKGTDSLPVETPLAERTNLVFRGTNVTRGRAVAVVVATGMDTEVGAIAEQLGLAVDRSTPLQRSLHTLGRRLGVGIVGLSVILVPVLVWGGTAPVQAALTAISLAVAAVPEGLPAIVTVTLALGVRRMAGENALVRRLTAVEALGSVDVVCTDKTGTLTEGQMRVTRAWVPGVTVDLPVSDRSDDPRLDRLFEIGALCNDASADDGEPTERALVAAAANHGLDVAARRAARPRRDERSFSSARQRMATVHDDVVYVKGAPRTVLDRSTAVLTADGVVPLTPERRADAETVLDAFAGDALRVLGFAYKAADDGDPETGLTFVGVQGLLDPPRPEVREAIADTHAAGISVKMITGDNPVTARAIGRQVGIDSAVLTGTEVEALDDSALREQVATVDIYARMTPQHKVRVLRALRESGHTVAMTGDGVNDAPALKHADVGIAMGTRGTDVAKGASDIVLVDDNYATIRNAVRRGRAIYDNIWTFVAYLLSANAAEVLLVVVASLFGYLVLPAAQLLWINLLTDGFPALALGSDPPADDVMTRAPRGADTSIVDGTMLRIIAGFAVTVTVVLLGVLFYALDGAATMTPYAMTMVFTGFVVFEFGKLYVVRATRGTPVRSNAWLAAAVVVSLLAHLAVLYTPLASLFGTVPLGLFDWGILLGALACTLPLLVLVGRVARRSEA, from the coding sequence ATGACCGAGTGGCACGCGGCGGACCCCGACGCGGTTTACGCCGAACTCAACACCGATCCGGCGGGGCTGACCGAGGCCGAGGCCGCCGCTCGCCTCAGTCGGGTCGGACCGAACGAACTCGATAGCGACCGGGGCCAGTCGTGGTGGCTGCTGTTGCTCGAACAGTTCTCCAGTCCGTTGATCTGGGTGCTCGTCGCGGCGGCGACGGTGTCGGCGCTGGTCGGGAATGTGGTCGACGCGGGACTCATCACCGTCATCGTCGTCGCGAACGGCGTCTTCGGGTTCGTACAGGAGTTCCGTGCGGAACGAAGTATCGAGGAACTCCGGGACCTGTCGTCCCCCACCGTGCGCGTCCGTCGGGACGGAACCGACCAGCGGCTTCCGATGGCCGAACTCGTCCCGGGCGATGTGGTCGTCCTCGGGCAGGGCGACGTGGTCCCGGCAGACGCGCGGGTCGTCGACGCCGCTAACGTCGAAATCGACGAGTCCACTCTCACCGGCGAGAGCCTCCCAGTGGCGAAAGGAACGGACTCCCTGCCGGTTGAGACACCGCTCGCAGAACGCACGAACCTCGTGTTCCGGGGGACGAACGTCACGCGAGGGCGGGCCGTCGCGGTGGTCGTCGCCACCGGGATGGACACCGAAGTTGGTGCGATCGCAGAACAACTCGGCCTCGCGGTCGATCGATCGACGCCGCTCCAGCGGAGCCTCCACACGCTCGGCAGGCGGCTAGGCGTCGGTATCGTCGGACTCTCGGTGATACTGGTTCCCGTGCTCGTCTGGGGCGGGACCGCCCCGGTGCAGGCGGCGTTGACGGCCATCTCGCTCGCGGTCGCTGCGGTCCCCGAGGGGCTTCCAGCAATCGTCACGGTGACGCTCGCACTCGGCGTACGGCGGATGGCCGGCGAGAACGCCCTCGTCCGGCGACTGACCGCCGTTGAGGCGCTCGGGTCTGTCGACGTCGTCTGCACTGACAAAACTGGGACGCTCACCGAGGGTCAAATGCGCGTGACCAGGGCGTGGGTCCCGGGCGTGACGGTCGACCTGCCCGTGAGCGACCGATCCGACGACCCACGACTGGACCGCCTGTTCGAGATCGGTGCGCTGTGTAACGACGCGTCGGCCGACGACGGCGAACCGACCGAACGGGCACTGGTCGCGGCCGCCGCCAACCACGGTCTCGACGTGGCCGCACGCCGGGCGGCGCGCCCGCGACGCGACGAGCGGTCGTTCTCGTCTGCCCGCCAGCGGATGGCGACCGTCCACGACGACGTCGTGTACGTCAAGGGTGCCCCGCGGACGGTGCTGGACCGGTCGACTGCCGTCCTCACGGCCGACGGCGTCGTCCCACTGACGCCCGAGCGACGCGCCGACGCCGAGACGGTACTCGACGCGTTCGCTGGCGACGCGCTCCGAGTCCTCGGGTTCGCGTACAAAGCCGCCGACGACGGAGACCCCGAGACAGGGCTGACGTTCGTGGGCGTGCAGGGACTGCTCGACCCGCCTCGCCCGGAGGTTCGCGAGGCAATCGCCGACACCCACGCTGCGGGCATCTCGGTGAAGATGATCACGGGCGACAACCCGGTGACTGCGCGGGCGATCGGTCGGCAAGTCGGGATCGACTCTGCGGTGCTCACCGGGACGGAGGTCGAGGCACTCGACGACTCGGCCCTGCGCGAGCAAGTCGCGACGGTCGACATCTACGCGCGGATGACGCCCCAGCACAAGGTCCGCGTCCTCCGCGCACTCCGGGAGTCGGGGCACACGGTCGCGATGACCGGCGACGGCGTCAACGACGCACCGGCGTTGAAACACGCCGACGTCGGCATCGCGATGGGGACGCGGGGGACGGACGTGGCGAAGGGTGCGAGCGACATCGTCCTCGTCGACGACAACTACGCGACTATCCGGAACGCCGTCCGGCGCGGTCGGGCCATCTACGACAACATCTGGACGTTCGTCGCGTACCTGTTGAGTGCGAACGCGGCCGAGGTGCTCCTCGTCGTCGTCGCCTCGCTGTTCGGCTACCTCGTGCTCCCGGCTGCCCAACTGCTGTGGATCAACTTACTGACCGACGGCTTCCCTGCGTTGGCGCTCGGCTCTGATCCGCCCGCGGACGACGTGATGACGAGAGCGCCGCGTGGTGCTGACACGAGCATCGTCGACGGCACGATGCTCAGAATTATCGCCGGGTTCGCGGTGACCGTCACCGTGGTCCTCCTCGGCGTGTTGTTCTACGCACTCGATGGAGCGGCGACGATGACGCCGTACGCGATGACGATGGTGTTCACCGGCTTCGTCGTCTTCGAGTTCGGGAAACTGTACGTCGTCCGGGCGACTCGTGGGACGCCCGTTCGCTCGAACGCCTGGTTGGCCGCCGCGGTCGTGGTGTCGCTTCTCGCACACCTCGCGGTGCTGTACACGCCGCTCGCGTCGCTGTTTGGGACGGTCCCGCTCGGACTGTTCGACTGGGGTATCCTCCTCGGCGCGTTGGCGTGTACCCTCCCGCTCCTCGTCCTCGTCGGTCGGGTGGCGCGACGCAGTGAGGCGTGA
- a CDS encoding DUF2267 domain-containing protein: protein MDFDEFTGAVTHRLELSGTGEAVRATRATLMTLGRRIPVDNAEDLAASLPMEVKWYLTGAPAEHGTRFDWNDFLDEVAAIENVDRATAAYHARVIVDLVRTLVPESDFQQLRGLLPEAEDDENWGSLFEVVDAGGWEKWGDA, encoded by the coding sequence ATGGATTTCGACGAGTTCACCGGGGCGGTCACGCACCGACTGGAACTGTCCGGCACTGGCGAGGCGGTTCGCGCGACGCGGGCGACGCTAATGACACTCGGTCGTCGGATCCCTGTCGACAACGCCGAGGACCTCGCGGCGTCGCTCCCGATGGAGGTGAAGTGGTATCTGACTGGCGCGCCGGCGGAGCACGGAACCCGATTCGACTGGAACGACTTCCTCGACGAGGTGGCAGCGATCGAGAACGTCGACCGGGCGACCGCCGCGTACCACGCGCGTGTTATCGTCGACCTCGTGCGGACGCTCGTCCCCGAGTCCGACTTCCAGCAACTGCGAGGCCTCCTTCCGGAGGCCGAGGACGACGAGAACTGGGGATCGCTGTTCGAAGTGGTCGACGCGGGTGGGTGGGAGAAGTGGGGTGACGCCTGA
- a CDS encoding aldo/keto reductase, producing MTDIDDVDLEFVQLGNTGIQTSELQFGTWRFGKETEEGNVEIGEQRAHELLDAYADAGGRYIDTADVYGGGESERWIGDWLADRDRERYTIASKIFWQIRDGDPNSRGTNRKNIRHRIDALLDRLGTDYVDVLYIHRWDDQTSARELMKTLNGLVEDGKVHYLGASTMRPDAWKIAKANEIARAEGWEPFSVLQPRYNLVDREIEGDYLEMARHYDLAVCPWSPLGQGFLTGKYSREEGLTGESRAAESSRFADAYLTEENFDVHDELEAVADEVDATVAQTALAWLMHRDGVTAPIVGARTFDQLAENVAAATVDLSEEQVGRLTEAKGGPYAGL from the coding sequence ATGACTGACATCGATGACGTAGACTTGGAGTTCGTCCAGTTGGGCAACACCGGCATCCAGACCAGTGAACTCCAGTTCGGAACGTGGCGCTTCGGCAAAGAGACCGAAGAGGGGAACGTCGAAATCGGCGAACAGCGCGCCCACGAACTGCTCGACGCGTACGCCGACGCCGGCGGCCGCTATATCGACACCGCAGACGTGTACGGCGGCGGCGAGAGTGAGCGATGGATCGGCGACTGGCTTGCAGACCGCGACCGCGAGCGATACACCATCGCCTCGAAGATATTCTGGCAGATCCGCGACGGCGACCCCAACAGCCGTGGGACGAACCGCAAGAACATCCGCCACCGCATCGACGCGCTTCTCGACCGCCTCGGCACTGACTACGTCGACGTGCTGTACATCCACCGCTGGGACGACCAGACCTCGGCGCGGGAACTGATGAAGACGCTCAACGGCCTCGTCGAGGACGGCAAGGTCCACTACCTCGGCGCGTCGACGATGCGGCCCGACGCTTGGAAGATCGCGAAGGCGAACGAGATCGCCCGCGCAGAGGGTTGGGAGCCGTTCTCGGTGCTCCAGCCGCGATACAACCTCGTCGACCGTGAGATCGAGGGAGACTACCTCGAGATGGCCCGCCACTACGACCTGGCCGTCTGTCCGTGGAGTCCGCTCGGACAGGGCTTCCTCACGGGCAAGTACAGCCGCGAGGAGGGCCTCACCGGCGAGTCACGCGCAGCGGAGTCGAGTCGCTTCGCCGACGCCTATCTCACCGAGGAGAACTTCGACGTCCACGACGAGCTGGAGGCCGTCGCCGATGAGGTGGACGCGACGGTCGCACAGACGGCGCTCGCGTGGCTGATGCACCGCGACGGCGTCACTGCCCCCATCGTCGGCGCGCGGACGTTCGACCAGTTGGCCGAGAACGTCGCCGCTGCCACGGTCGACCTCTCTGAGGAGCAGGTCGGCCGTCTGACCGAGGCGAAGGGCGGCCCCTACGCCGGTCTATGA
- a CDS encoding DUF7385 family protein has product MDIDTDELLTSLTKREDNAAIKSYQNTVSVACPSCGDPFDDLVVCKQNPTSLDLSKQLDLCVGVDDGQAYIFTHS; this is encoded by the coding sequence ATGGACATCGACACGGACGAACTGCTCACGTCGCTCACGAAACGAGAGGACAACGCCGCGATCAAGTCGTACCAGAACACTGTCTCGGTGGCGTGTCCCTCCTGTGGCGACCCGTTCGACGACCTCGTCGTCTGCAAGCAAAACCCGACGAGTCTTGACCTCTCGAAGCAACTCGATTTGTGTGTCGGCGTCGACGACGGGCAGGCGTACATCTTCACCCACAGTTGA